A single genomic interval of Xyrauchen texanus isolate HMW12.3.18 chromosome 40, RBS_HiC_50CHRs, whole genome shotgun sequence harbors:
- the LOC127633732 gene encoding voltage-dependent anion-selective channel protein 2-like — protein MAVPPAYADLGKAAKDVFNKGYGFGMVKLDVKTKSANGVEFKTCGSSNMDTNKVGGNLETKYKWAEYGLTFTEKWNTDNTLGTEITVEDQITKGLKLTFDTTFSPNTGKKSGKVKTAYKRDYVNVGCDVDFDFAGPAIHGAAVVGYEGWLAGYQMTFDSAKSKMTGSNFAIGYKTGDFQLHTNVNDGTEFGGSIYQKVNDTLETAVNLAWTTGSNSTRFGIAAKYMLDSSASISAKVNNASLVGIGYTQTLRPGVKLTLSALVDGKCINAGGHKLGLGLELEA, from the exons ATGGCTGTTCCTCCAGCATACGCAGACCTTGGAAAGGCTGCGAAGGATGTTTTCAATAAAGGCTACG GTTTTGGAATGGTGAAACTCGATGTCAAAACTAAGTCTGCTAATGGAGTG GAATTCAAAACGTGCGGCTCGTCGAACATGGACACAAACAAGGTCGGTGGGAACCTGGAGACCAAGTACAAGTGGGCCGAATACGGACTGACGTTCACTGAGAAGTGGAACACCGACAACACGCTCGGCACGGAGATCACCGTGGAAGACCAG aTCACTAAAGGACTGAAGCTGACCTTTGACACGACCTTCTCACCGAACACTGG CAAGAAGAGTGGCAAAGTGAAGACGGCCTATAAGCGTGACTATGTAAACGTGGGCTGTGATGTGGATTTTGACTTTGCCGGTCCTGCGATTCACGGAGCCGCTGTGGTGGGATACGAGGGCTGGCTCGCCGGCTACCAGATGACCTTTGACTCCGCCAAGTCCAAAATGACTGGCAGCAACTTTGCAATCGGATACAAGACCGGTGATTTCCAACTGCACACCAATGT AAATGATGGCACAGAGTTTGGCGGCTCCATTTATCAGAAGGTGAACGATACCCTGGAGACGGCGGTGAATCTGGCCTGGACCACCGGCAGTAACAGCACACGCTTCGGCATCGCTGCCAAATACATGCTGGACTCCAGCGCGTCTATCAGT GCTAAAGTGAATAATGCCAGCCTGGTTGGAATTGGCTACACTCAGACTTTAAGACCAG gagtGAAGCTGACTCTATCCGCCCTGGTGGATGGAAAGTGCATCAACGCTGGAGGCCATAAACTGGGTCTGGGACTCGAGCTGGAGGCGTAA